Proteins co-encoded in one Mastacembelus armatus chromosome 24, fMasArm1.2, whole genome shotgun sequence genomic window:
- the naa30 gene encoding N-alpha-acetyltransferase 30 isoform X2, with translation MATVPSGPSSALPASPVEIPPFTGAGDGELAAGDGQPACHGEDCVPAGTGQKSQPISEVKRSVKKKQKNMLARASPAALHLKMQAREQQQLNGLASPSEDADGHQHAGNRPDNPRPSVDNCDSSEGTPAARNNSEHCQHEGHGPFSENGSHSPLVNSSMNGIPVFTRTEDGGKEDFDHTEPPRPPSDESPAVAGTGAEDSHGDPQQPPAAELARLDLSSSTGRGDEENHGIRYVRYESELQMPWIMRLITKDLSEPYSIYTYRYFIHNWPQLCFLAMVEQECVGAIVCKLDMHKKMFRRGYIAMLAVDSKHRRKSIGTNLVKKAIYAMVEGDCDELASL, from the exons ATGGCCACAGTGCCGTCTGGGCCTAGTAGCGCACTGCCTGCATCCCCGGTTGAAATTCCTCCTTTCACCGGGGCTGGGGACGGGGAGCTGGCGGCGGGAGACGGACAGCCGGCCTGCCACGGGGAGGACTGTGTACCTGCCGGGACAGGGCAGAAGTCGCAGCCGATAAGCGAAGTCAAAAGGTCggtgaagaagaagcagaaaaacatgcTAGCTCGAGCTAGCCCGGCGGCGTTGCACCTCAAAATGCAAGCCcgggagcagcagcagctaaacGGCTTGGCCAGCCCCTCAGAGGACGCTGACGGCCACCAGCACGCAGGAAACCGGCCTGACAACCCGAGACCGTCCGTGGACAACTGTGACAGCAGCGAAGGGACCCCGGCCGCTAGAAACAATAGTGAGCATTGCCAACACGAAGGCCACGGCCCCTTCTCCGAAAACGGCAGCCACTCTCCCCTCGTCAACAGTAGCATGAACGGGATCCCCGTTTTCACGAGAACCGAGGACGGAGGGAAAGAGGACTTCGACCACACGGAGCCACCTAGACCGCCCAGCGACGAGTCTCCGGCTGTAGCTGGGACCGGCGCAGAGGACAGCCACGGTGACCCACAGCAGCCACCAGCCGCGGAGCTGGCCCGACTAGACCTGAGCAGCTCCACAGGTCGAGGGGACGAGGAGAACCACGGGATCCGATATGTCCGCTACGAGTCCGAGCTGCAGATGCCGTGGATCATGAGACTGATCACCAAGGACTTGTCTGAGCCTTATTCCATTTATACGTACAGGTACTTCATCCACAACTGGCCGCAGCTTTGCTTTCTG GCCATGGTGGAGCAGGAGTGTGTTGGAGCCATCGTATGTAAGCTTGACATGCACAAGAAGATGTTCCGTCGTGGCTACATCGCCATGCTGGCTGTGGACTCGAAACACAGAAGGAAAAGTATTG GTACTAatctggtgaaaaaggccattTATGCCATGGTGGAGGGCGACTGTGATGAG